The region TGTCACCGGCAGTTCATCCACTAACGACAGGCACACATGCCGAAGCCGCCGAGACGTGCGATGGCGAAGCACCGCATTCCCGACGGCTTTGGAAACCACGAGACCGAAACGCGGTCCAGCCGCGTCAATTTCGGTGTCGTGTGAGCTGTCTGCCGGCACATTTCGAAAGTGCACGACAACTGTGCGCGACCCGGCACGCCGCCCACCTTTAATGGTTCGCCGAAATTGCTGCGGCGAGGTGAGCTTGTGCTGGTGCGGAAGCATGACTTAAGCAGTCAGCTTTGCACGGCCCTTCTTGCGACGAGCCGCCACGATGGCGCGGCCGGCGCGGGTGTTCATGCGGGTACGGAAGCCGTGCTTACGAGCACGACGACGGTTGTTCGGCTGGAACGTGCGCTTTCCCTTTGCCACGTTAATTCTCCTTGAAGTTGTACGCGGGGCGGCAGCCTTCGGCCAGCGCCCCACGGGTGCGTGTAAATCGCGGGAAAAATACGAGTTACAGCGTCATCGTGACGCCATCGATCCCACGTGCAACATCTTCGTTGCGATAGACCATGACAGATTACGCGATTTGACGGGGCCTGAACAAATCGACACCCGGGTACACCCGAAATTACAAGAATGTTTTTCTTCCCAGCTAGAC is a window of Corynebacterium camporealensis DNA encoding:
- the rpmH gene encoding 50S ribosomal protein L34, with amino-acid sequence MAKGKRTFQPNNRRRARKHGFRTRMNTRAGRAIVAARRKKGRAKLTA
- the rnpA gene encoding ribonuclease P protein component, with product MLPHQHKLTSPQQFRRTIKGGRRAGSRTVVVHFRNVPADSSHDTEIDAAGPRFGLVVSKAVGNAVLRHRTSRRLRHVCLSLVDELPVTADIVIRALPASATASSEQLRKDITKALRKVWNT